The following is a genomic window from bacterium.
TCCGATAATGAAAAACATAAAACTTTCAGGCAAAAAGTTTTTCATTTTAGAGATTCTTTTTCTCATGATTCACTTATGGTTTTGCCAAATATTTTAAAATTGGCGGCTTAATTTTGCCAAACTCAAGTTAACTTATAAACCAATGGGGCCTGAATAGAAAAAGGAAGTCAAGACTTTTGTGGAAGAAATTTAGTATCAGAAATGGATATTTAATTTTGGATAAAAATAGATTTGATTCAGCGATTTATTCTGAAAAGTTTTAGACATAAATTTTCCTTTTTAACCAATTAAATCCACAGAACCAAAATCTTTTTGCTTTAATAATTCATTAATTCCAGATAAATTAAAATATTCCGGATCAAATTCCTCTTCCAGCCACTCCATCATTCCTTCGTATTCTTCGTGCTCGGGATTTTTTATGATTTCTAATAAATTTTCATAGCCTCCCATACCACCACAATCCTCTGGCGGACAGTTTCTCTTGCCGTCAATACATTTTGGATAATAAACTTTTTTCTCTATGGGTAAAAATTTTTCTAAAAGAATAGTGTGTTCCCAGTTATCTCCAAAATCATAAGTGTATGTAAATTTTTCATTTTCTTTGTTGATTAAACTATCCAGTTTGATTGAAGAATAATCAATAATCCTATTTTCATCATCAAATTCATCGTCAGGCAGACCATAAATATTACCCTCTATCTCAAACTCGTGCAAATGCGAGTTTGTCCAGCCCATTATTGTCTGAATAATCTTATGCAGGTCAGGCAATAATACATTTGATTTGACTAAAAACCGCCGCCAGATTGAAGGATGGCTGTCATTTAATGTGATTTTTAATTGATAAATTTTGGTCATGTTCTCCTCCATCGGTAGTTCGCTATTAACCAAATGCCTAAGGATGCTACATTGTCCCATTTATATCCCCTTAATGTCCCAAATGTCCCATAAATGTCCGATATCTAATAGTGTAACGTCCGTCTCAACTTAACGATTACCTAAAGATTCTGTCTTACATCAAGCATTGAATCATCATCTCCAGCCATTTTTTTATCAAAAGGGGCTCAGATTGATTTAGGTTTTTAATAAACTCTATTGTTCATTTTTTTTGTTCCTTCATCTCTAAAATTTGCCGCCCTTTTAAAGTAATTCTATATTTTTGAAATTTGCTATTTGGTTTATCTGGAACAGTTAATACAATATAACCCTTTTCAAGAAGATGTTGGATCCCTTTTTTAAAATTACCTGTCCTTTTTTGATAACCGGCAATTCCAAGAAGTTCTCTCCCTGTTTTATCACTTTCTGCACATGCAGTTAAAATTTTTATTTGCCAAATAGGCAATTCAACTTGGGCCTTTTTAAACTTTGACTCACCTCCAACAGCCTCAAATGCACCTTAAAGCTCTACCGTTAATAAAAAACTTAAAAAAACATAAAAATACCAAAGATTAATTATCTATTTAACGTAAGCAACCGCCGTTCTCTTTTTAATTCTTTTATCAATTCTTCCTCGCTCGGTAAATACAATTTGTATCGGGACGCAAAAATTTGCTTGTTATCTTTAGGAAGCGTGTATCGGACAACGGCATCCTTTTTATTTTCGCACAAAATGAGACCGACCGTTGGATTATCATCCGGCTGTCTCAGGTCGCGGTCATAATAATTTACATACATCTGCATCTGACCGATATCCTGATGAGTCAGCTTACCTACTTTCAAATCCACGAGTGTATAACATTTCAAAATTGTATTATAGAAAACTAAGTCGATGTAAAAGTGGTCGCCATCGAGTGAAATGCGTTTTTGCCGAGCTACGAAAGTAAAACCTTTCCCCAATTCAAGTAAAAATTTTGAAAGATTATCAATAAGCGCCTGCTCAAGTTTGGTTTCGTAAAGTTTGGAACTTGGGGATAAGCCCGTAAACTCCAAAACATACGGATCCTTTATCATATCTTCGTATGTCTGAAGCTCTTGACCCTTTTGTGCCAATTTCATAAGACCTTTTTTATCTTTACTTAAGGCAAGCCGTTCAAAAAGAAGTGAACCTTTTTGACGCTCAAGCTCCCGAGCCGACCAATTATTTTTAACACACTCAATCTCATAAAAATACCTGGCTTCAGGTTTCTCAATACGCATTAAAATACGGTAATGGCTCCAGCTTAATTCTCTACGCACTGTGTCGAGAATCGGATATACTTCATAAAATTTACGCATATTCCATAAATTACTATCATCAAATCCTTTCCCAAAATCAACAGATAACTGCTTGGCGAGGGTTTCTATTAACTTCTTTCCATATATAGCACGGACATTACCTTTCTGCTCTTCCTCTATAATTTCCCGGCCAATTTGCCAATACGCGATAACCATTTCCGTATTAATAGCCCGAGCAACATTTCCGCGCGCTTCCTCAATGATTTTTCTAATTCGATCATATATCCCTGAATGCATATCTGTTTTTTTATTCAGACTATTCGACTTTAACTTATCAGATTTCATATGCTTTTGACAAATTATACCATCAATTTCTTAATTTTTAACGCAATAAAATTTCTTTCTCAGGGAGATATAGTGTGCCACGGGGTGGGGTAAAAAGAGGTGTTTTTTTGATGAGATATTACATTCAAGTTTTTGATCGGAAATTGTGCCCGAAATTGTGCCCGCCGCTATCCAAATCCCTCCAATTTATGCCAACTCCTGCCAACATGCAAGTTTTTCAAAAAAGCCTTATCTGGTAAATAGATGCTTTGTTTTCAGGCACTTACACGATTTTCAATTTTAGCCGGACAAAGTCTTTTAAGTCCACTGCGTCTACCAGTTCCGCCACCCCGGCAACCAACTATCAATTTTTCAATTTTTTAAATCAATTCAGATATTATAACACTAATGAAAAATTTTTTCTAATGTTTTTTATTTCATTTTATTTCCGATTTTCAGCTTTTCACTCTTGCCCGAAATCATGTCCTTATTAACAATCCTGCTTGTCTAAATTCCCTTTTTACCGTTCTATAAATATCCTCAAATTCGGGAAGCAGCGACATTTGGGAAAAAAGCCTGGTTTCCCAAAGTTTTTTTAAGCGTTGTTCTTTCAAAGGAAATTCTTTCAACACACCAGCCAGTTTTTCACCGCGGAATTCTATTTTTTGTTCCACGGCTCCGGTTAATTCTAAAAGACTGATATGTTTATTGTGAATCAAATACCATATGTCATAGAGGTCACGAGGTTCATTCCGTGCCCTATCCAAAAGAGCAATCACTTTCTCCGAAGATATCTCTTGAAGAGAATAAACACTGATGATTGCATTATCCGGAATATCCTGGTATTCATCATAACCCTGGAGAACTTTTTTATGCATGATCGGAAAAACTATTTTCTCTTGTAATGTAATGTCTATTTTGACCCCTTTATTTGAAGCAGCCGGCAGAGGGCCTTCATATCCAATAAAAAAGGTATAGGTATTTGCATGGTTATGCCGATCCTGCCGTGAAAAATAAAATTTTATCCCGGATGTTTTATAAATGTAATCGTAGACAATTTCCAGTTGTTTTAGAATATCTTCCAAAGAAATTTCTTTTGCTAAAGTAAAATCCATGTCTTCTGAAAAACGATAGTCAAAAAAATAACATTTTTTGATAGCCGTCCCGCCTTTAAATAGAAGAATATCCTTCAAAGGAGTTTTGGATAATCCCGCCAAAAACCAGGAAAGGCAATAATCCCGTTCAAGGATTATCTCTGGAATACGCCGTCCGCCTTTCCGGGCAAGACGGTTTGAAAGTAATGAAAGATTTCGTTGTGGTATCACTTTATGTCCTTATTACAGATAAAAGTTCTTCAGGGTTCACATTAAGATGCAATTTCCACTTTCTTAAATATTTTCCTTCCCCTGGCAAAACTGGATCTAACCGTACATAAGTTTCTGTAAGATGCTTAAAAAGAATTCCCATGTTTTCTTGACTCCCAATATTGTAAAGTTCCAATAAATATCCGAGCCTGCGAATAACAGAACCCACATTCATTTCCACAGCATATTCAATAAGCCGGTTTATATCCATATCTTTATGTCCTATCCATAGGCCCTTGGCTACTTCTGTTAATCCACCGCAATATTCCGGTTGTCTAAGACAATCAATAATTGTCCGTTCAGGATTGCTGAGTCTTACCTTTTCTTGCTTTGTCGCCCAATGGTCAGTCAATCCGAAAAAAAGTTTTTTCTTGCTTCGTATAAAACGAAACTCTATACCGTGTGTTTTAATGGGTCTTCGCGATTTTAAGACTGTAACATAAACAACTAATTGCGGCTGGGTAACCATATTGTGAATCTCCATTGCTGTCCCGTGAGAGAGGTAATAATCTTTTCCATTCACAATTTCACGCGCAACAATTAACGGATTCCCCGTATATTCAGATTCTTTTCCAAGCTCAAGCGGTATCAGTATAAAAAGTCCTGCTTTTAATCGTGTAACAATTCCTCTGTTAATAAGTTTACGAACAAAATTCCGCGATGCAAATTCATCTAAATGAAGAATTTTTTGTACATCCTTTAAATGAAATATGCGCTTGTTCTGATCGTATAGGGTAGTAACTAAATGAGAAGAACGAGGGCCCATTGTTTTAGATTTAGTATATTTTTTTTGCATTTTATATCCTTTATGAACAAATATTACAATACTGGTAAAATTTTGTCAATTAAATTATTATATTGTTATTGCATTTAGTGTCCTACCAGGACACATTACGCATTTATGATATGATAGCAAAAGTAAAGCTATGTTTTTATTTTCCATAAAGTAACTCAATAATATTGTTATCTGGTAATAAGTTGCAT
Proteins encoded in this region:
- a CDS encoding plasmid pRiA4b ORF-3 family protein yields the protein MTKIYQLKITLNDSHPSIWRRFLVKSNVLLPDLHKIIQTIMGWTNSHLHEFEIEGNIYGLPDDEFDDENRIIDYSSIKLDSLINKENEKFTYTYDFGDNWEHTILLEKFLPIEKKVYYPKCIDGKRNCPPEDCGGMGGYENLLEIIKNPEHEEYEGMMEWLEEEFDPEYFNLSGINELLKQKDFGSVDLIG
- a CDS encoding Fic family protein, coding for MPIWQIKILTACAESDKTGRELLGIAGYQKRTGNFKKGIQHLLEKGYIVLTVPDKPNSKFQKYRITLKGRQILEMKEQKK
- a CDS encoding PDDEXK nuclease domain-containing protein → MHSGIYDRIRKIIEEARGNVARAINTEMVIAYWQIGREIIEEEQKGNVRAIYGKKLIETLAKQLSVDFGKGFDDSNLWNMRKFYEVYPILDTVRRELSWSHYRILMRIEKPEARYFYEIECVKNNWSARELERQKGSLLFERLALSKDKKGLMKLAQKGQELQTYEDMIKDPYVLEFTGLSPSSKLYETKLEQALIDNLSKFLLELGKGFTFVARQKRISLDGDHFYIDLVFYNTILKCYTLVDLKVGKLTHQDIGQMQMYVNYYDRDLRQPDDNPTVGLILCENKKDAVVRYTLPKDNKQIFASRYKLYLPSEEELIKELKRERRLLTLNR
- a CDS encoding nucleotidyl transferase AbiEii/AbiGii toxin family protein produces the protein MIPQRNLSLLSNRLARKGGRRIPEIILERDYCLSWFLAGLSKTPLKDILLFKGGTAIKKCYFFDYRFSEDMDFTLAKEISLEDILKQLEIVYDYIYKTSGIKFYFSRQDRHNHANTYTFFIGYEGPLPAASNKGVKIDITLQEKIVFPIMHKKVLQGYDEYQDIPDNAIISVYSLQEISSEKVIALLDRARNEPRDLYDIWYLIHNKHISLLELTGAVEQKIEFRGEKLAGVLKEFPLKEQRLKKLWETRLFSQMSLLPEFEDIYRTVKREFRQAGLLIRT
- a CDS encoding type IV toxin-antitoxin system AbiEi family antitoxin — its product is MQKKYTKSKTMGPRSSHLVTTLYDQNKRIFHLKDVQKILHLDEFASRNFVRKLINRGIVTRLKAGLFILIPLELGKESEYTGNPLIVAREIVNGKDYYLSHGTAMEIHNMVTQPQLVVYVTVLKSRRPIKTHGIEFRFIRSKKKLFFGLTDHWATKQEKVRLSNPERTIIDCLRQPEYCGGLTEVAKGLWIGHKDMDINRLIEYAVEMNVGSVIRRLGYLLELYNIGSQENMGILFKHLTETYVRLDPVLPGEGKYLRKWKLHLNVNPEELLSVIRT